From the Streptomyces sp. SN-593 genome, the window GGCCCTCCCGGCGTCGGTCAACCCGCCGCCCTGTGCGTATCTCACGGTCCAGGGCTACCGGAGCGGACCGGCCGCCGTCAGGCGAACGGCTCCGACATCACCCAATCAAGTTCAGTAGCGGCCGCCGACGATTCGTGCCGTTTGTGTCCTGACGCCTTCGAATGAGGATCGCACCCCCGTGTTCTCCCGGCGGCTCGCGGTCGTAGGACGCCCGACTACGACGACCCTGCACACCACGCTTTCCGGAACTGACGTCGGGAGTCTGCTCCGAGGGGAGAAGTGCCCACGCCGCCGTCTGCACGTCGCACCGCGGGCGGCTGGACAGCCCGTATTGTCGGCGGCATGGAGCCCGACATCTCAGGAGACAGTGAAGCGGTCGACGGGCCTGGTGATCCGCTCATCCCGATGCCGGAACTGACTCCGGAAGCCCTACGCGCAGCTGTCGAGGTGATCGCACCGCACAGGCTCCCCACCCTCACCGCCCATCTCTTCCAGGCAGCCAGTAGCGCCCAACAGATCCAGAGCCTCGACCCACTGCGGGCCTTCGTCCACTCCTGGGCCGTCTTCGTCGCCATCAACCGGCATCCGAAGCGAGCAGCACGCTTCCGCGAACTTGAGCAGATCGTGGAGACATCGGCGAGCGACGCCTTAGCCGCGGTCAAGGAGATCAACAGCATCCGAGAGTCCGCACAAGCAGAAGCCGGCCTATAGCGACGGTCAGTTGAGGAGCAGTCCCTGTCAACGGCCACTGAGATGCCCAGGTGGGCGGGCGTCGGACGTCCGGGCTGGTGGCCATCAGAAAATCAACCGCTGTGGCCAGTGGCGTTCCTGGGGCTGGGTCACGTCACGGGGACCTCTCCCTCGCCGACAGGGCCTCGGTGAGATCGCCCACAATTCCAGCGGGCGGCCGGGCCGGGTGAGCACCGCCCGTCGGGCCATGCGGACCTCGGCTCGGGCCGCGATCTCCTTAAGGAATAATTCTCGATTCTAGCCAATTTTCTCATTCGCATCAGTTCGCTCATGGCAGACATTTTGGCCCGGCAAATGAGCGGATTGCTGCCGGGGTATGTGTCAAGCTATACCCTTCACTCGTTGCGCAAAGAAGGAAATTTCCTTGTTGGTTGGCTGGGCCTCCACACCGCGTAGTGAGATTTCTCCGGGACGGCTGGTGCCGCGAGGTCCGAGGTCGGGCGTGTGCCCGGCCACGTGGGTCCCCTCGGCGCGCGGCGACGGCAGTGCTCAGCGGTGACACGGCGGGCGGAGTCCCAGTCGGGCCGTGGGTGAGCTGGGCTGTATAGCCCAGAAAATGCCGTCCCAACTCGTCCCAGACCCGCTCGTCCGGCCACTGCTCGACGGTGTCGGTGAGCGGGCACTGCAGGTAGACCCGGCTCGTGTCGGGCCCCCGGGTGATCTGGGCGGCGAAACCGCGGGAGTGCACCGCCAGCACCGCCGGCGGGTTCGCGGGCGCCTCGGTCATGACGGTGAGTCACGCGTACCCGAACTCGTGGGTGGAGCAGGTGAGGACGTCGTCGGGGACGGCCGTCCTGCTGACGCCGTGGTAGCCGTCGCAGCCGGCGACGAGGTCGCAGCTCAGGGTGGTGGTCGCGCCGTCGGCCCGCCGGTAGCGCACCAGGGGGTTTCCGGTGCCGACGTCGTGCAGGGAGACGTCCTCCGCGCCGAAGCGGAGGTCCCCGCCGTCGCGCAGGAAGACGCTGATCAGGTTGCGGACCAGGACCTGCTGGGGACAGAACACCCCGTCGTCCCCGCCCGCCGCTTCGTCCCCGCCCGCCCCGTCGTCCCCCCACCCGTCGCCGCCGGTCCGCCACCGACGCTCCTCGCCCTCGATCAGCAGCGGCA encodes:
- a CDS encoding FAD-dependent monooxygenase — encoded protein: MSTTTKDTTVVIVGGGVAGLALGTFLLRRGIGCVVLEKHSREHVEQRQRAGSLDAGGVRRLRKWGLAEVVEGLDHGDSEEAMPLLIEGEERRWRTGGDGWGDDGAGGDEAAGGDDGVFCPQQVLVRNLISVFLRDGGDLRFGAEDVSLHDVGTGNPLVRYRRADGATTTLSCDLVAGCDGYHGVSRTAVPDDVLTCSTHEFGYA